In one window of Dermochelys coriacea isolate rDerCor1 chromosome 3, rDerCor1.pri.v4, whole genome shotgun sequence DNA:
- the LEFTY1 gene encoding left-right determination factor 1, which translates to MSVRLGWMVCVVCLATTASGLTQKKLKEALLEKLGLSEVPKLQKRDLVNLVIPDHIRNKYISMLRRHRVKRRALPSLAGILRGIPGNADIAGEVLYSDTTRQNLVFDMEGRIPENSEVMMAELKLFKKPLNRTNMPTTKQSHRPVTNARVSVYWVQIQADGTNRTSLIDSRLVPIMESGWRNFDVTQAVHYWLKAKKQGPMLLEIWIEGERLGSYASEMAKVVRFTSQDPLDKALGKPELVLYTLNLEDYGGPGDCKEESVTKKPICCRQEHYINFRELTWTQYWIIEPAGYQAYICMGGCVQAKSLLRHFRYGERTCAVVESSPLPMMYLVKKGNYTEIEVAEFPNMIVEKCGCVMDNIAVV; encoded by the exons ATGAGTGTGAGGCTTGGCTGGATGGTCTGTGTAGTCTGCCTAGCCACCACTGCCAGTGGATTAACCCAGAAAAAGCTCAAGGAGGCTTTGCTGGAGAAACTGGGGCTCTCTGAGGTTCCAAAACTTCAGAAGAGAGATCTAGTGAATCTAGTTATCCCAGATCACATAAGGAACAAATACATCTCCATGTTGAGGCGCCACAGAGTGAAGAGAAGAGCTTTGCCAAGTTTGGCTGGCATCCTGAGAGGAATCCCGGGCAATGCAG ATATTGCAGGAGAAGTTCTCTATTCTGATACCACACGCCAGAATCTGGTCTTTGACATGGAAGGGAGAATACCTGAAAACAGTGAAGTGATGATGGCTGAACTAAAACTTTTCAAAAAGCCCCTGAACAGAACGAACATGCCTACAACCAAGCAATCTCACCGGCCAGTCACTAACGCCAGAGTCAGCGTGTACTGGGTGCAGATTCAAGCTGATGGCACTAACAGGACTTCCCTGATTGATTCCAG GTTGGTTCCAATAATGGAATCTGGTTGGAGGAATTTTGATGTGACCCAGGCTGTACATTACTGGCTAAAAGCCAAGAAGCAGGGACCAATGCTCCTGGAGATTTGGATTGAAGGAGAAAGGCTAGGTAGCTATGCCTCAGAAATGGCCAAAGTCGTGCGATTTACCTCTCAGGATCCTTTGGATAAAGCCCTGGGCAAACCCGAGTTGGTGCTTTATACCCTCAATCTGGAAGACTATGG GGGGCCTGGAGACTGCAAGGAGGAAAGCGTGACAAAGAAACCCATCTGCTGCCGGCAGGAACACTACATCAACTTCCGAGAACTGACCTGGACTCAGTACTGGATTATTGAGCCTGCGGGGTACCAGGCCTACATCTGCatggggggctgtgtgcaggccaAGAGCCTCTTGCGCCACTTTCGCTATGGAGAAAGAACCTGTGCCGTGGTGGAGAGCTCTCCACTTCCCATGATGTACCTCGTCAAGAAGGGAAATTACACGGAAATTGAAGTGGCTGAATTTCCTAACATGATCGTAGAAAAATGTGGCTGCGTTATGGACAACATAGCAGTGGTGTAG